Proteins co-encoded in one Hymenobacter swuensis DY53 genomic window:
- a CDS encoding NAD(P)-dependent oxidoreductase, with the protein MKIALIGATGFVGSRILAEALQRGHHVTALVRDPAKLAQTSDHLTVVTGDVTHVDETARQLAGHDVVINAFSAGWTNPNLYNDFLEGARAIEAATEKSGVARLVAIGGAGSLYINGQQLVDGPDFPADIKPGAQAARDYHNELKTNDTLDWTFLSPAIEMHPGIDTGRTGHYRLGTESPVFNEEGRSIMSGEDLAVVILDEVEQPKHSRQRFTAAY; encoded by the coding sequence ATGAAAATTGCCCTCATCGGTGCCACTGGTTTTGTTGGCTCCCGCATCCTGGCCGAAGCTTTGCAACGCGGCCACCACGTAACGGCCCTCGTGCGCGACCCCGCCAAACTCGCCCAGACCTCCGACCATCTGACCGTGGTAACTGGCGACGTAACCCATGTCGATGAAACCGCCCGCCAGCTGGCCGGCCACGACGTGGTCATCAACGCCTTCAGCGCGGGCTGGACCAACCCCAACCTGTACAATGATTTCCTGGAAGGCGCCCGCGCCATCGAAGCCGCCACCGAAAAATCGGGCGTAGCACGGCTGGTGGCCATCGGCGGGGCCGGCAGCCTCTACATCAACGGCCAGCAGCTGGTCGACGGCCCGGACTTCCCCGCCGACATCAAGCCCGGCGCCCAGGCCGCCCGCGACTACCACAACGAGCTGAAAACCAACGATACCCTCGACTGGACGTTCCTCAGCCCCGCCATCGAAATGCACCCCGGCATCGACACCGGCCGCACTGGCCACTACCGCCTCGGCACCGAAAGCCCGGTGTTCAACGAGGAAGGCCGCAGCATTATGTCGGGCGAAGACCTGGCCGTGGTAATTCTCGACGAAGTAGAGCAGCCCAAACACAGCCGCCAGCGGTTCACAGCAGCGTATTAG
- a CDS encoding Rrf2 family transcriptional regulator, whose amino-acid sequence MQISSRFSVAVHVLSLLALPEQDGVPLTSERMAGSVNTNPVVIRRILGQLKKAGLVEVRPASGGTFLTRQPATITLLEVYRAVEVVEAGQLFSVHDKPNPACLVGRHIQSALDDTLQRAQTALEQVLAHTTLQQVTTDIAAKALIS is encoded by the coding sequence ATGCAGATCAGCAGCCGTTTTTCCGTCGCCGTCCATGTGCTTTCCCTGCTGGCTTTGCCGGAGCAGGATGGCGTGCCGCTGACCTCGGAGCGCATGGCGGGCAGCGTGAACACCAATCCGGTAGTGATTCGGCGGATTCTGGGGCAGCTCAAGAAGGCCGGTCTGGTGGAAGTGCGGCCGGCTTCGGGCGGTACGTTCCTCACGCGCCAGCCGGCCACCATCACGCTGCTGGAGGTATACCGGGCCGTGGAAGTGGTGGAGGCAGGCCAGCTGTTCAGCGTCCACGACAAGCCCAACCCGGCCTGCTTGGTGGGCCGCCATATTCAGTCGGCGCTGGATGACACGCTGCAGCGCGCCCAGACGGCCCTGGAGCAGGTGCTGGCCCACACCACCCTGCAGCAGGTCACCACCGACATTGCGGCCAAAGCTCTTATTTCCTGA
- a CDS encoding MmcQ/YjbR family DNA-binding protein, translated as MNIEDFRDYCLLKAGVTEETPFGPETLVFKVGGKVFALTDIETFGSINLKCDPERAQELREQHEYVLPGYHMNKKHWNTVLIGTGAPERQLRELIDHSYDLVRASLPKKQRDELAATEQ; from the coding sequence GTGAACATCGAAGACTTCCGCGACTATTGCCTGCTCAAAGCCGGCGTGACCGAAGAAACGCCTTTCGGCCCCGAAACGCTGGTGTTCAAAGTCGGCGGCAAAGTGTTTGCCCTCACCGACATCGAAACCTTCGGCAGCATCAACCTCAAGTGTGACCCGGAGCGCGCCCAGGAGCTGCGCGAGCAGCACGAGTACGTGCTGCCCGGCTACCACATGAACAAGAAGCACTGGAACACGGTGCTCATCGGGACGGGCGCGCCGGAGCGGCAACTGCGCGAGCTGATCGACCATTCATACGACCTGGTGCGCGCATCCCTGCCCAAAAAGCAGCGCGACGAATTGGCCGCTACCGAGCAATAA
- a CDS encoding DUF6728 family protein: MRKDLFNFGPMLGYFFRKNDPTRHTNFNLRTMHFINKLSMAMFLVGLIVLIYRWFIR, translated from the coding sequence ATGCGTAAAGACCTGTTTAATTTCGGCCCGATGCTCGGGTACTTTTTCCGCAAAAACGACCCCACGCGCCACACCAATTTCAACCTGCGCACCATGCACTTCATCAATAAGCTGAGCATGGCCATGTTTCTGGTGGGCCTCATCGTGTTGATTTACCGCTGGTTTATCCGGTAA